The proteins below are encoded in one region of Aggregicoccus sp. 17bor-14:
- a CDS encoding MOSC domain-containing protein, translating into MSSPAPDLPRVRALLLAQERGTPMRRVPEALALAGQGFAGCRHTRRALGHKRQLLLLDEASLAQLGLEVGQLKENVVVAGLALQALPPGQRLALGPEVRVELSEPCVPCWKLDALRPGLLQESWGRRDQHARAVLGAVLLLDVNPDAPRPIVPKLP; encoded by the coding sequence CCCCTGCCCCCGACCTCCCCCGCGTCCGCGCGCTGCTGCTGGCCCAGGAGCGCGGCACCCCGATGCGCCGCGTGCCCGAGGCGCTCGCGCTCGCCGGGCAGGGCTTCGCGGGCTGCCGCCACACGCGCCGCGCGCTCGGGCACAAGCGCCAGCTGCTGCTGTTGGACGAGGCGTCGCTCGCGCAGCTGGGGCTCGAGGTGGGGCAGCTCAAGGAGAACGTGGTCGTGGCGGGGCTCGCGCTGCAGGCGCTGCCGCCGGGGCAGCGGCTCGCGCTGGGGCCCGAGGTGCGCGTGGAGCTGAGCGAGCCGTGCGTGCCCTGCTGGAAGCTCGATGCGCTGCGGCCCGGCCTCCTCCAGGAGAGCTGGGGCCGGCGCGACCAGCACGCGCGCGCGGTGCTGGGAGCCGTGCTCTTGCTCGACGTCAACCCGGACGCGCCGCGGCCCATCGTCCCCAAGCTGCCCTGA